A single region of the Streptomyces sp. NBC_01381 genome encodes:
- a CDS encoding dynamin family protein, whose amino-acid sequence MSDLPDPASPHGEVFDRIARAVGPADPAAGDLPSVVRAARARLAQPMRVAVAGQIKRGKSTLVNALLGEEVSDTGQLELTFNVCEFHHAERRSLLVHFKDGRTPEEWAPEALSRLTVRDPGGLRLLRSVRKVEVGRPSALLRRFRLVDTPGLGSVHGTDAENTLAFLGIDDPSERDDAAQVLKELGQDARSVHAESAAEMDRADAVVFVFSRGLGRADQQAVDSFAGSYGEVVSPLKAFGVLSRSDQYWPPVGETGPDGMPLDPYGYDPMATARRIADSYLERPSVQRVFRTVVPVAGLLGAGAQCMPSNGFGPLADLAKVAPRRLADRMEDVNLFCGREYPDLPVPAQVRATLVDRLGAWGVFLACAFLRDGLGEDAVRQKLLEHSGVPELRGLVLRHFGNRAALIKLDHGQREIADEVARLRAAAQRDGRRPPAVADQVADLLESMRVTDRGPSELAALGSHYRGRLSLTAQEESQLLAVTGELGTSCAARLGLAPGTPVDVLLATARRYAGHWAARAGDPLLDRPTLSVARVVLRSYERVADLVGRAQALLYGDDASIGRDGGGSNP is encoded by the coding sequence ATGTCGGACCTGCCGGACCCCGCGTCGCCCCATGGCGAGGTATTCGACCGGATCGCCCGGGCCGTGGGCCCCGCCGATCCGGCGGCCGGGGACCTGCCGTCCGTGGTGCGCGCCGCGCGGGCCCGCTTGGCGCAGCCGATGCGGGTGGCGGTGGCCGGACAGATCAAGCGCGGCAAGTCGACGCTGGTGAACGCTCTGCTCGGCGAGGAAGTCTCCGACACCGGGCAGTTGGAGCTGACGTTCAACGTCTGCGAGTTCCACCATGCCGAACGCCGTTCACTGCTCGTCCACTTCAAGGACGGCCGGACGCCGGAGGAGTGGGCTCCCGAAGCGCTTTCCCGGTTGACCGTGCGCGACCCGGGTGGCCTTCGCCTGTTGCGCTCCGTGCGGAAGGTGGAGGTGGGTCGGCCCAGCGCGCTGCTGCGCCGCTTCCGGCTCGTGGACACCCCCGGCCTGGGCAGCGTGCATGGAACCGACGCCGAGAACACCCTCGCCTTTCTTGGCATCGACGATCCCTCGGAGCGCGACGACGCCGCCCAGGTACTCAAAGAACTGGGCCAGGACGCCCGTTCGGTGCACGCCGAGAGCGCCGCCGAGATGGACCGGGCCGACGCCGTCGTCTTCGTCTTCAGCCGGGGCCTTGGCCGCGCCGACCAGCAGGCGGTGGACTCCTTCGCCGGGTCCTACGGCGAGGTGGTCAGCCCGCTGAAGGCGTTCGGCGTGCTCTCGCGCAGCGATCAGTACTGGCCCCCCGTGGGCGAGACGGGTCCTGACGGCATGCCCCTCGATCCGTACGGCTACGACCCGATGGCAACCGCCCGCCGCATCGCCGACTCCTACCTGGAACGGCCCTCCGTCCAGCGGGTGTTCCGCACCGTCGTCCCGGTCGCGGGCCTGCTCGGGGCCGGGGCGCAGTGCATGCCGTCCAACGGCTTCGGCCCCCTTGCCGACCTGGCGAAGGTGGCGCCGCGCAGGCTGGCGGACCGTATGGAAGACGTCAATCTCTTCTGCGGACGCGAGTATCCGGACCTGCCCGTCCCCGCCCAGGTCCGCGCCACGCTGGTGGACCGGCTGGGGGCCTGGGGAGTGTTCCTGGCTTGCGCATTCCTTCGGGACGGTCTTGGCGAGGACGCGGTACGCCAGAAGCTGCTGGAGCACAGCGGGGTGCCCGAGCTGAGAGGGCTGGTCCTGCGGCATTTCGGCAACCGGGCAGCGCTGATCAAGCTGGACCACGGCCAGCGGGAGATCGCCGACGAGGTGGCCCGGCTGCGGGCCGCCGCCCAGCGCGACGGGCGGCGGCCGCCCGCGGTGGCGGACCAGGTCGCGGACCTGCTGGAGAGCATGCGAGTGACCGACCGCGGGCCCTCCGAACTCGCCGCGCTGGGTTCGCATTACCGCGGTCGGCTGAGCCTGACGGCGCAGGAGGAGTCCCAGCTGCTCGCGGTCACCGGGGAGCTGGGAACCAGCTGCGCCGCCCGGCTCGGCCTGGCGCCCGGCACCCCCGTGGACGTGCTCCTTGCGACGGCCCGCCGCTACGCAGGCCACTGGGCCGCGCGCGCCGGCGATCCGTTGCTCGACCGGCCCACGCTCAGTGTGGCGAGGGTGGTGCTGCGCTCCTACGAACGTGTAGCGGACCTCGTCGGCCGCGCACAGGCGCTGCTGTACGGGGACGACGCTTCGATCGGGCGGGATGGTGGAGGGAGTAACCCATGA
- a CDS encoding C39 family peptidase: protein MSWDPYDPGAEPGIDPGVDPLPGDEPTDLADPAHPFDAPAAAVDAGPSPDADSGLPNFDPAQSDPNAVLGNPGEAMGVWQQHQGEGACAIGAQGMVLEYLTGQRISEEELTAEAAAEDGFDGTGTAPDDLGNLLERHGVPVQQVEDASLEQLEGVLAEGEAAIVGLDADEIWAPGHDAGDDTVGDLPGIPGQGANHAVWVTGIDHSDPEHPMVVLNDSGHPEGQGLQVPLEEFMGAWQDSGNLLVAAGSSQGVRA, encoded by the coding sequence ATGAGCTGGGATCCGTACGACCCAGGCGCTGAGCCCGGCATCGACCCAGGGGTGGATCCGCTGCCTGGCGACGAGCCGACGGACCTGGCTGATCCGGCCCACCCCTTCGACGCCCCGGCGGCGGCCGTGGACGCCGGTCCCTCTCCCGACGCCGACTCCGGCCTACCGAACTTCGACCCCGCCCAGAGTGATCCCAACGCCGTCCTCGGCAACCCGGGCGAGGCGATGGGGGTGTGGCAGCAGCACCAAGGCGAGGGCGCCTGTGCCATCGGCGCCCAGGGCATGGTCCTGGAGTACCTGACGGGCCAGCGGATCAGCGAGGAGGAACTCACGGCCGAGGCCGCGGCCGAAGACGGCTTCGACGGAACGGGTACCGCACCGGACGACCTGGGGAACCTGCTGGAGCGGCACGGGGTCCCGGTGCAGCAGGTGGAAGACGCGTCCCTGGAGCAGTTGGAAGGGGTGCTTGCGGAGGGCGAGGCCGCCATCGTCGGTCTGGACGCGGACGAGATCTGGGCGCCTGGACACGATGCGGGTGACGACACGGTGGGCGACTTGCCGGGGATTCCGGGGCAGGGCGCCAATCACGCCGTGTGGGTCACCGGCATCGACCACAGCGACCCGGAACACCCGATGGTGGTCCTCAACGACTCGGGCCACCCCGAGGGCCAAGGCCTGCAGGTGCCGTTGGAGGAGTTCATGGGCGCCTGGCAGGATTCCGGCAACCTCCTCGTCGCCGCGGGCTCCTCACAGGGGGTGCGCGCATGA
- a CDS encoding dynamin family protein: protein MQDNAFSRLRSDVLATFPQLTEELSGELGPRQRELLDQSKARLEQGTCHVVVAGEYKRGKSTLLNALVERPGLFPVDVDVATCVVSTLAWGPDERAVVHLSSPDTGRGATQQLEVGLDRLPEFVTEQGNPRNHKRVQLVEIHAPVPELETGLVLIDTPGVGSVNPEHTAATHSFLDRADGLVFVCDAIEPLATYELDFLGRALEKCEVVITTVTKTDKVRDAYPVVAGAREKISGRTGRPADSLVIVPVSAFRKLKWLRDRTEDQLLADSGFPELDHALWEGLATTSGAVQLRRALDGLCDAVATAGSPLVNELAALETDESLERIRREVAETTARLGELSASGAEWRNELRRRFDLGTRPTRSALQGAFDTALRQYQEKVTAGADPGADELVGEVASDMLKALTTAHDQLAATAVEIMREFAERTSLQLTSPEVSKPPFTPAIAVPTVPLNVRPARFFDQFRASWSTGMAGMGAGGVVALVEPFSGIALLLGLGTMGFVHGVRNHRQDLRERAGRERAARLIQLVSQEFAASRRHATESFNQTYADFTQSLIAELNAQLSAQQESLTESGRRLQAVTGQTKADLARRRGELQARQQRYRRLQGELDRLRARVERLATLTPRPAPRPEPPVRPGVAPAKDIAADLAIGAVTEVALGAALTHPTLDMAKDTATADAPAADITPQDSATTGLTTAAAHDTDAEGGTALELDASFDPDQFDAP from the coding sequence ATGCAGGACAACGCCTTCAGCCGCCTGCGTTCAGACGTTCTGGCCACCTTCCCGCAGCTCACCGAGGAGCTTTCCGGTGAGCTGGGGCCCCGGCAGCGAGAGCTCCTGGACCAGTCCAAGGCCCGTCTGGAGCAAGGCACGTGTCATGTCGTCGTCGCCGGTGAGTACAAGCGTGGCAAGTCCACGCTGCTCAACGCCCTGGTGGAACGGCCCGGTCTGTTCCCCGTGGATGTGGACGTGGCCACCTGTGTGGTGTCCACCCTCGCCTGGGGCCCCGACGAGCGAGCCGTGGTTCACCTCAGCTCCCCGGACACCGGACGGGGAGCGACCCAGCAGCTGGAGGTCGGCCTGGACCGCCTGCCGGAGTTCGTCACCGAGCAAGGCAACCCCCGTAACCACAAGCGGGTCCAACTGGTGGAGATCCATGCCCCGGTGCCGGAGCTGGAGACCGGACTCGTGCTGATCGATACGCCGGGCGTCGGCAGCGTCAACCCCGAACACACCGCAGCCACCCATTCCTTCCTGGATCGGGCCGACGGCCTGGTCTTCGTCTGCGACGCCATCGAACCCCTGGCCACCTACGAACTGGACTTCCTGGGGCGGGCATTGGAGAAGTGCGAGGTGGTGATCACCACGGTCACCAAGACCGACAAGGTCAGGGACGCCTACCCCGTGGTCGCCGGTGCCCGCGAGAAGATCTCCGGGCGCACCGGCCGCCCCGCCGACAGCCTGGTGATCGTCCCTGTCTCCGCCTTTCGCAAGCTCAAGTGGCTGAGGGACCGCACCGAAGATCAACTCCTCGCCGATTCCGGCTTCCCGGAGCTCGACCACGCGCTCTGGGAAGGGCTGGCCACCACCAGCGGCGCGGTCCAGCTGCGACGGGCCCTGGACGGGCTGTGCGACGCCGTGGCAACGGCGGGCTCTCCGCTGGTCAACGAATTGGCGGCGCTGGAGACGGATGAGTCCCTGGAGCGCATCCGTCGTGAGGTGGCGGAAACCACCGCCAGGCTCGGAGAGCTGTCCGCGAGCGGCGCCGAGTGGCGCAACGAATTGCGCCGGCGCTTCGACCTCGGCACCCGGCCCACCCGGAGCGCGCTGCAGGGCGCCTTCGACACGGCGTTGCGCCAGTACCAGGAGAAGGTGACCGCGGGGGCCGACCCCGGGGCCGACGAACTGGTCGGCGAGGTGGCGTCCGACATGCTCAAGGCCCTTACCACCGCCCACGACCAGCTGGCCGCGACAGCGGTGGAAATCATGAGGGAATTCGCCGAGCGCACCAGCCTGCAACTCACCTCACCCGAAGTGTCCAAGCCGCCCTTCACACCTGCCATCGCGGTGCCCACCGTCCCGCTCAATGTCCGCCCAGCCCGGTTCTTCGACCAGTTCCGGGCCAGCTGGTCCACCGGGATGGCCGGCATGGGCGCGGGCGGTGTCGTCGCACTCGTGGAACCCTTCAGCGGCATCGCGTTGCTCCTGGGGCTGGGAACGATGGGGTTCGTGCACGGTGTCCGCAACCATCGGCAGGATCTGCGCGAGCGCGCCGGCCGGGAACGCGCGGCGCGGCTGATCCAGTTGGTGAGCCAAGAGTTCGCCGCGAGTCGCCGGCACGCCACGGAGTCCTTCAACCAGACCTACGCGGACTTCACCCAGTCCCTGATCGCGGAGCTGAACGCCCAGCTCTCGGCCCAGCAGGAGTCGCTGACGGAATCCGGCCGCCGGCTCCAGGCGGTGACCGGGCAGACCAAAGCAGACTTGGCCAGGCGTCGCGGCGAGCTGCAGGCCCGACAGCAGAGGTACCGCCGCTTACAGGGCGAGCTCGACCGGCTGCGCGCCCGCGTGGAGCGACTGGCCACGCTGACGCCCCGGCCCGCCCCCCGGCCGGAGCCACCCGTCAGGCCCGGAGTGGCCCCGGCGAAGGACATCGCCGCGGACCTGGCCATCGGGGCCGTGACCGAAGTCGCCCTGGGCGCCGCCTTGACCCACCCCACCCTCGACATGGCCAAGGACACGGCGACCGCCGACGCCCCGGCCGCGGACATCACCCCGCAGGACTCGGCCACCACCGGGTTGACCACGGCTGCGGCCCACGACACCGATGCCGAGGGCGGGACAGCACTCGAGCTGGACGCTTCCTTCGACCCCGACCAGTTCGACGCACCATGA
- a CDS encoding Hsp70 family protein — protein MTSDDAGTGPVYGIDFGTWTSALVILRRGHPPLPVRDPVSPYGATSVRSAVCLLPDGSTVVGQAAQNSRLQRPERFRAEFKREFGEAFPHRLGERLFTTVQLTTYVLGFLVEQARAAVNSAPSRVVITVPATWEGNRRELMLTAAEAAGLPPEIVEVHTEPVAATVYALHDHGMDRDRTVLVYDLGGGTFDLAVAQGSTEGFTVLGSPGGLADVGGLAIDRAVLAMVQERCPEAVAELRQAAAGSNESGTLRRAILLAEACTTFKHQLSVSSEHSDLLTMLDPPVEVTLTQNDLREAIRPLLSDTVEECERVLRMHGLEWGDLDLIVPVGGSSRLPMVGDLLAERSGQPVLTVSEPELAVATGAAWLAWGTAPVRVAGAPPSPDDAPKRHQLPPKVTALLDAGLTGRMVREAMRHAR, from the coding sequence ATGACCAGCGACGATGCCGGGACCGGGCCGGTCTACGGCATCGATTTCGGCACCTGGACCTCTGCCCTGGTGATCCTGCGCCGGGGACATCCGCCGCTGCCGGTGCGCGATCCCGTGAGCCCGTACGGTGCCACTTCGGTACGCAGCGCCGTGTGCCTGCTCCCCGACGGTTCGACCGTGGTGGGCCAGGCCGCCCAGAACTCACGCCTGCAACGTCCCGAGCGGTTTCGGGCGGAGTTCAAGAGGGAGTTCGGCGAGGCGTTCCCGCACCGGCTGGGCGAGCGCCTGTTCACCACGGTGCAGCTGACGACGTACGTACTCGGTTTCCTGGTGGAGCAGGCCAGGGCCGCCGTCAATTCCGCACCCTCCCGCGTGGTGATCACCGTGCCGGCCACCTGGGAGGGCAACCGGCGCGAGCTCATGCTGACGGCCGCTGAGGCGGCAGGGCTGCCCCCGGAGATCGTCGAAGTGCACACCGAGCCGGTGGCCGCCACGGTGTATGCCCTGCACGACCACGGTATGGACCGTGATCGCACGGTCCTCGTCTACGACCTGGGCGGCGGCACGTTCGATCTGGCCGTGGCCCAGGGCAGCACGGAGGGCTTCACCGTGCTCGGTTCGCCCGGCGGCCTTGCCGACGTGGGAGGCCTTGCCATCGACCGAGCCGTGCTGGCCATGGTCCAGGAGCGCTGTCCCGAGGCGGTGGCTGAGCTGCGGCAGGCCGCCGCAGGCTCCAACGAATCCGGGACACTGCGACGCGCGATCCTGCTGGCGGAGGCATGCACCACCTTCAAGCATCAGCTGTCCGTCTCCTCTGAGCACTCCGATCTCCTGACGATGCTGGATCCTCCGGTCGAGGTCACCTTGACGCAGAACGACTTGAGAGAGGCCATCCGCCCTCTGCTGTCCGACACGGTCGAGGAGTGTGAACGAGTACTGCGGATGCACGGTCTGGAATGGGGGGACCTCGACTTGATCGTCCCCGTGGGCGGTAGCTCCCGGCTTCCCATGGTCGGCGACCTGCTGGCCGAGCGCTCGGGGCAACCGGTGCTCACCGTCTCCGAGCCCGAGCTTGCCGTGGCCACGGGTGCCGCCTGGCTTGCCTGGGGCACCGCTCCGGTACGGGTGGCCGGCGCGCCACCGTCTCCGGACGACGCCCCGAAGAGACACCAACTGCCGCCCAAGGTCACGGCGTTGCTGGACGCCGGTCTCACCGGCCGGATGGTGCGGGAGGCGATGCGCCATGCCAGGTGA
- the panD gene encoding aspartate 1-decarboxylase, producing MFRTMFKSKIHRATVTQADLHYVGSVTIDADLLDAADLLPGELVHIVDITNGARLETYTIEGERGSGVIGINGAAAHLVHPGDRVIIISYAQVDDAEARTLRPKVVHVDGADNRVVALGDDAAAPVPGADDMERSPQAV from the coding sequence ATGTTCCGTACCATGTTCAAGTCCAAGATCCACCGCGCCACGGTGACCCAGGCCGACCTGCACTACGTGGGATCCGTCACCATCGACGCCGACCTCCTCGACGCCGCTGACCTGCTGCCCGGCGAGCTCGTGCACATCGTCGACATCACCAACGGCGCCCGCCTGGAGACGTACACCATCGAGGGCGAGCGCGGCAGCGGCGTCATCGGGATCAACGGTGCGGCGGCGCACCTCGTGCACCCCGGCGATAGGGTGATCATCATCAGCTACGCCCAGGTCGACGACGCCGAAGCACGCACGCTGCGGCCCAAGGTCGTGCATGTGGACGGCGCGGACAACCGCGTCGTGGCCCTCGGTGACGACGCGGCCGCTCCGGTTCCGGGCGCCGACGACATGGAGCGCAGTCCGCAGGCGGTGTGA
- a CDS encoding GNAT family N-acetyltransferase: MSSAIEIRDDRARGVLEAHAGGEVVGQIVYFTLEEPERALVPVHTEVEPAHEGEGIAGSLARELYVMAAREGITVAPLCPYVVKWAERHPDEAPVPSGELVKAALDKVRSDPAAW; the protein is encoded by the coding sequence ATGAGCAGTGCGATCGAGATCCGTGACGACCGGGCGCGCGGCGTCCTGGAGGCCCACGCGGGCGGCGAAGTCGTCGGCCAGATCGTGTACTTCACGCTGGAGGAGCCCGAGCGCGCCCTGGTGCCCGTGCACACCGAGGTCGAGCCCGCGCACGAGGGCGAGGGCATCGCGGGATCGCTGGCCAGGGAGCTGTATGTGATGGCCGCTCGTGAGGGCATCACCGTCGCACCCCTGTGTCCGTACGTCGTGAAGTGGGCCGAGCGGCACCCGGACGAGGCGCCGGTCCCCTCCGGTGAGCTGGTCAAGGCCGCCCTGGACAAGGTGCGGTCGGACCCGGCCGCATGGTGA
- a CDS encoding aspartate/glutamate racemase family protein, which yields MVSAATLALLHTSPVHVPVFEGLRDEDHPGTALRHLVHEDLLARARVEGPRAVAGDVRELLEQAVADGADAVLCTCSTLGGVAEAAAAALGVPVLRVDRPMAAAAVAAGRSVAVVATVESTLEPTLALVEEEAARAGRPVEVTTVLVADAWDRFAAGDRDGCLELVAAAVDALDGVDAVVLAQASIADVADRAALAVPVLASPRTGLSAAVLRCRAGAAS from the coding sequence ATGGTGAGCGCCGCGACCCTCGCCCTGCTGCACACCTCTCCCGTGCACGTGCCCGTCTTCGAGGGGCTGCGGGACGAGGACCACCCGGGGACCGCGCTGCGGCACCTCGTCCACGAGGACCTGCTCGCGCGCGCCCGCGTGGAAGGGCCGCGGGCGGTGGCCGGGGACGTCAGGGAACTCCTTGAGCAGGCCGTCGCCGACGGGGCGGACGCCGTGCTCTGCACCTGCTCGACCCTCGGCGGCGTCGCCGAAGCGGCCGCCGCCGCGCTCGGCGTGCCGGTCCTGCGGGTCGACCGGCCCATGGCGGCCGCCGCCGTGGCCGCGGGGCGGTCCGTCGCGGTCGTCGCCACGGTGGAGAGCACCCTGGAGCCGACCCTCGCCCTCGTCGAGGAGGAGGCGGCACGGGCCGGGCGCCCCGTCGAGGTCACCACCGTTCTGGTGGCGGACGCCTGGGACCGGTTCGCCGCCGGGGACCGGGACGGATGTCTGGAGCTCGTCGCCGCCGCCGTCGACGCCTTGGACGGTGTCGACGCCGTCGTGCTCGCCCAGGCATCCATCGCGGACGTGGCAGACAGGGCCGCACTCGCCGTCCCGGTCCTGGCCAGTCCGCGTACGGGCCTGAGTGCGGCCGTTCTCCGGTGCCGGGCGGGTGCCGCGTCGTAG
- a CDS encoding nitroreductase family deazaflavin-dependent oxidoreductase: MAQRGEEAVISPTGWVAKQAKVYEESGGTEGAEVMGVPCLLLDYRGRRTGQWRRTVLIYGRDGDDYLIVASNGGAAEHPLWYRNLVDEPDVRLRVGTEERFTARATTLSAADKTRVWPGLVELFAPYAEYQRKTDRDIPVVRLSRTEG, encoded by the coding sequence ATGGCTCAGCGGGGCGAAGAAGCCGTGATCAGTCCGACGGGCTGGGTGGCCAAGCAGGCCAAGGTCTACGAGGAGTCCGGCGGCACCGAGGGCGCCGAGGTCATGGGCGTGCCCTGCCTGCTGCTCGACTACCGCGGCCGCCGCACCGGACAGTGGCGCCGCACCGTGCTCATCTACGGCCGTGACGGCGACGACTATCTGATCGTGGCGTCCAACGGCGGCGCCGCCGAGCACCCCCTGTGGTACCGCAACCTGGTGGACGAGCCCGACGTACGGCTGCGCGTGGGCACCGAGGAGCGGTTCACCGCCCGCGCCACGACCCTCTCGGCCGCGGACAAGACCAGGGTCTGGCCGGGCCTCGTCGAGCTGTTCGCCCCCTATGCGGAGTACCAGCGCAAGACCGATCGGGACATCCCCGTCGTACGGCTCAGCCGCACCGAAGGCTGA
- the gndA gene encoding NADP-dependent phosphogluconate dehydrogenase, with protein MSSTSAQIGVTGLAVMGRNLARNFARNGYTVALHNRTAARTRALVEEFGDEGDFIPTETAKEFVAALERPRRLVVMVKAGEPTDAVIREFAPLLEPGDMLVDGGNAHFADTRRRERELREQGLHFVGTGVSGGEEGALLGPSIMPGGSEESYAALGPMLEKISAKAEDGAPCVTHVGPDGAGHFVKMVHNGIEYADMQLIAEAYQLLRDVGGYSPARIADIFRTWNTGRLDSYLIEITAEVLSHVDAETGKPFVDVVQDQAEQKGTGRWTVQIALDLGVPVSGIAEAVFARSLSGHTELRAASRELPGPTAKPLGEAEARAFADQVEQALYASKIVSYTQGFHEIAAGSAEYGWDIDLGAVAAIWRGGCIIRAAFLDRIRAAYDARPDLPSLLSDATFAQEIGAAQDDWRAVVVAATRQGVPTPGFSAALAYYDALRADRLPAALTQGQRDFFGAHTYRRTDREGSFHTLWGGDRSEVRS; from the coding sequence GTCATGGGACGCAACCTCGCCCGGAACTTCGCACGCAACGGCTATACGGTCGCCCTCCACAACCGCACGGCGGCCAGGACCCGGGCCCTGGTCGAAGAGTTCGGCGACGAGGGCGACTTCATCCCCACGGAGACCGCCAAGGAGTTCGTCGCCGCGCTCGAACGCCCGCGCCGTCTGGTCGTCATGGTGAAGGCGGGCGAGCCCACGGACGCGGTGATCCGGGAGTTCGCGCCGCTCCTCGAACCGGGCGACATGCTCGTCGACGGCGGCAACGCGCACTTCGCGGACACCCGGCGCCGCGAGCGCGAACTGCGGGAGCAGGGACTCCACTTCGTCGGCACGGGTGTCTCCGGCGGCGAGGAGGGCGCGCTGCTCGGCCCGAGCATCATGCCGGGCGGCTCCGAGGAGTCGTACGCGGCGCTCGGCCCGATGCTGGAGAAGATCTCGGCGAAGGCCGAGGACGGCGCCCCCTGTGTCACGCACGTCGGCCCGGACGGCGCGGGGCACTTCGTGAAGATGGTGCACAACGGCATCGAGTACGCGGACATGCAGCTGATCGCCGAGGCGTACCAGCTCCTGCGCGATGTGGGGGGCTACTCCCCCGCCCGGATCGCGGACATCTTCCGCACCTGGAACACCGGCCGCCTCGACTCGTATCTGATCGAGATCACGGCGGAGGTCCTCAGCCACGTCGACGCCGAGACGGGCAAGCCGTTCGTGGACGTCGTGCAGGACCAGGCCGAGCAGAAGGGCACGGGCCGCTGGACCGTGCAGATCGCCCTGGATCTGGGCGTTCCGGTGTCGGGCATCGCCGAGGCGGTGTTCGCCCGCTCGCTCTCGGGGCACACCGAACTGCGGGCTGCGTCACGGGAGTTGCCGGGTCCCACGGCGAAGCCGCTGGGCGAGGCGGAGGCGCGCGCGTTCGCCGACCAGGTCGAGCAGGCGCTGTACGCCTCGAAGATCGTGTCGTACACGCAGGGCTTCCACGAGATCGCGGCGGGCAGCGCGGAGTACGGCTGGGACATCGACCTGGGCGCGGTCGCCGCCATCTGGCGCGGCGGCTGCATCATCCGGGCCGCCTTCCTGGACCGCATCCGCGCCGCCTACGACGCCCGCCCCGACCTGCCGAGTCTGCTGTCGGACGCGACGTTCGCGCAGGAGATCGGCGCGGCCCAGGACGACTGGCGCGCGGTCGTCGTCGCCGCCACCCGGCAGGGCGTCCCCACGCCGGGCTTCTCGGCGGCCCTCGCCTACTACGACGCGCTGCGCGCGGACCGGCTGCCGGCCGCGCTCACGCAGGGGCAGCGGGACTTCTTCGGGGCGCACACCTATCGGCGTACGGATCGGGAGGGGTCGTTCCACACGCTGTGGGGCGGTGACCGCTCGGAGGTGCGGTCCTAG